From Streptomyces sp. Edi4, one genomic window encodes:
- a CDS encoding extracellular solute-binding protein, protein MLLAALLTTGALTACGGGPAHDADTVTIAYNRSTDNKIRFKDAFLADVKKQFERAHPGKKAELVPIQAAENDYAAKVQQMMRSPKTAPDLVYEDTFRVSADIGAGYLRPLDDYLSQWDQWGQFAETAKAAAKAEDGRTYGVPDGTDTRGLWFNRQIFAKAGLPADWQPRSWAEILDAARAVRAKVPGVIPLNVYTGKAAGEAAAMQGLEMLLYGTGPNPLYDPAAKKWVTGSRGFKDALDFVRTVYEEKLGPDPSDALDPNVGTRLATDWMPNGKLAIALDGSWLGQNWIAEGPKEWPAWSATLGQAAMPTQYGQAPGKVSLSGGWTWAIPAKAANPALAFDFVKTLQTKDNAVKWDVVDAQIAVRRDVAADPAYLRSMPGIAFFTALVPFTHYRPALAAYPQVSSAIGEAMEAVTTGRSAASAAKTYDDQLGSVTP, encoded by the coding sequence CTGCTCCTCGCGGCCCTTCTCACCACCGGCGCGCTCACCGCATGCGGCGGCGGCCCCGCCCACGACGCCGACACCGTCACGATCGCCTACAACCGCTCCACCGACAACAAGATCCGCTTCAAGGACGCGTTCCTTGCGGACGTCAAGAAGCAGTTCGAGCGGGCCCACCCCGGCAAGAAGGCCGAGCTGGTGCCGATCCAGGCCGCCGAGAACGACTACGCGGCCAAGGTCCAGCAGATGATGCGCTCCCCCAAGACCGCTCCCGACCTGGTGTACGAGGACACGTTCCGCGTCAGCGCCGACATCGGCGCGGGCTATCTGCGCCCACTGGACGACTATCTGTCCCAGTGGGACCAGTGGGGCCAGTTCGCCGAGACCGCGAAGGCGGCGGCGAAGGCCGAGGACGGCCGGACGTACGGCGTGCCGGACGGCACCGACACCCGGGGCCTGTGGTTCAACAGACAGATCTTCGCGAAGGCAGGGCTGCCCGCCGACTGGCAGCCCAGGAGCTGGGCGGAGATCCTGGACGCGGCCCGCGCCGTGCGGGCCAAGGTGCCCGGCGTCATCCCGCTCAATGTCTACACGGGCAAGGCGGCCGGTGAGGCGGCCGCCATGCAGGGCCTGGAGATGCTGCTGTACGGCACCGGGCCGAATCCGCTGTACGACCCGGCCGCCAAGAAGTGGGTGACGGGATCGCGGGGGTTCAAGGACGCTCTGGACTTCGTCAGGACCGTGTACGAGGAGAAACTGGGGCCCGATCCCTCCGACGCCCTCGACCCCAATGTGGGTACGCGCCTGGCCACCGACTGGATGCCGAACGGCAAGCTGGCGATCGCCCTCGACGGGTCATGGCTCGGCCAGAACTGGATCGCCGAGGGGCCCAAGGAGTGGCCCGCCTGGTCGGCGACGCTCGGGCAGGCCGCGATGCCGACCCAGTACGGTCAGGCGCCGGGCAAGGTCTCGCTGTCGGGCGGCTGGACGTGGGCGATCCCCGCGAAGGCGGCCAACCCCGCCCTCGCCTTCGACTTCGTCAAGACGCTCCAGACCAAGGACAACGCGGTGAAGTGGGACGTGGTGGACGCCCAGATCGCGGTGCGCCGGGACGTGGCCGCCGACCCGGCGTATCTGCGCTCCATGCCGGGCATCGCCTTCTTCACCGCCCTGGTCCCCTTCACCCACTACCGGCCCGCCCTCGCGGCGTACCCGCAGGTGTCCTCGGCCATCGGCGAGGCGATGGAGGCCGTGACGACCGGCCGGTCCGCCGCCTCGGCGGCCAAGACGTACGACGACCAGCTCGGGTCGGTCACGCCGTGA
- a CDS encoding response regulator encodes MIRVLVVEDDPVAAEAHRLYVGRVPGFTAVALAHSRAEALRALERTEVDLLLLDLYLPDGHGLQLVRSLRAAGHGADVVAVTSARDLTMVREGVSLGVVQYVLKPFTFPTLRDRLVRYAEFRATAGEASGQEEVDRALAALRAPQPSALPKGLSAPTLQAVTRTLRAAPQGVTATEAGVAVGISRITARRYLEHLVTSGRAERTPQYGQIGRPELQYRWINSSRGQGS; translated from the coding sequence ATGATCAGGGTGCTGGTCGTCGAGGACGATCCCGTCGCCGCCGAGGCGCACCGGCTCTATGTCGGCCGGGTGCCCGGTTTCACGGCCGTGGCCCTCGCCCACTCGCGGGCCGAAGCGCTGCGGGCCCTGGAACGCACCGAGGTGGATCTGCTCCTGCTCGACCTGTATCTGCCCGACGGACACGGGCTCCAGCTCGTGCGGTCGCTGCGCGCGGCCGGGCACGGCGCGGACGTCGTCGCGGTCACCTCTGCCCGGGACCTGACGATGGTGCGCGAGGGCGTCTCGCTCGGGGTCGTGCAGTACGTACTGAAGCCGTTCACCTTCCCCACGCTGCGCGACCGGCTCGTGCGGTACGCCGAGTTCCGGGCCACGGCCGGGGAGGCGAGCGGGCAGGAGGAGGTGGACCGGGCGCTCGCCGCGCTGCGCGCCCCGCAGCCCTCGGCGCTGCCCAAGGGGCTCAGCGCGCCCACGCTCCAGGCCGTCACGCGCACGCTGCGTGCGGCGCCCCAGGGGGTGACGGCGACGGAGGCGGGCGTGGCGGTCGGCATCTCGCGGATCACCGCGCGCCGCTATCTGGAGCACCTGGTCACCTCGGGCCGGGCCGAGCGCACCCCGCAGTACGGGCAGATCGGGCGCCCGGAACTCCAGTACCGGTGGATCAACTCATCGCGCGGCCAGGGCAGTTGA
- a CDS encoding MFS transporter: MSLVINQPVEQMGTPYRRRWWALLVLCLSLLIIVMANTALTVAAPDMTKDLGLSSSDLQWVIDGYTVPYAALMLLLGAIGDKYSRRGALVLGLLVFAGASVVGSLVDSSTGVIASRAVMGVGAALIMPATLSLLASTFPRAERAKAILLWTATAGIAIAAGPLVAGALLENHGWASTFLINVPIALIAVVGAFVLVPPSKAAHHDRIDYVGGLLSVVSVGALVYMIIQGPHFGWDAKAIGAAVIAGLGLVAFVVWELRHPRPVLNVRRFAHRMFSGSLLAVALFFLAVFGAFYYLTQHLQFVLGYTPLETGVRMLPLAGAVFVGSALTGFLTPRLGMKVTVTAGMVAGTVALALLTRVDSASGYGDFLAPLIILGVAIGLALSPCTDAIMGAFPEAELGVGGAVNDTSLELGGSLGIAILGSVLAKSYSSHLADATAGTKLPASALSTAQDSVGAGYAVAQGIGDQAKQLGAQALHAGTPQQAAQLKAQAEQLAAGAQQMSHAVGSAFSDAVARTSLVGAVILGVGTVLVAVLLPRRGKGEEQAGQSAEERESVTV, from the coding sequence GTGAGTCTCGTCATCAATCAGCCCGTCGAGCAGATGGGGACGCCCTACCGGCGGCGCTGGTGGGCGCTGCTCGTGCTCTGTCTCAGCCTGCTGATCATCGTGATGGCGAACACCGCCCTCACCGTCGCCGCCCCCGACATGACCAAGGACCTGGGGCTCAGCAGCTCCGACCTCCAGTGGGTCATCGACGGCTACACCGTCCCCTACGCCGCCCTGATGCTGCTGCTCGGCGCGATAGGCGACAAGTACAGCCGCCGGGGCGCGCTCGTGCTCGGCCTCCTCGTCTTCGCCGGCGCCTCCGTGGTCGGCTCGCTGGTCGACAGCTCCACCGGTGTCATCGCCTCCCGCGCCGTCATGGGCGTCGGCGCCGCGCTGATCATGCCAGCGACCCTGTCGCTGCTCGCCTCCACGTTCCCGCGCGCCGAGCGCGCCAAGGCGATCCTGCTGTGGACCGCGACCGCCGGCATCGCCATCGCCGCAGGACCGCTGGTCGCGGGCGCGCTCCTGGAGAACCACGGCTGGGCCTCGACGTTCCTCATCAACGTGCCGATCGCGCTGATCGCGGTCGTCGGCGCGTTCGTCCTCGTACCGCCGTCCAAGGCCGCCCACCACGACCGCATCGACTACGTCGGCGGCCTGCTCTCGGTGGTTTCCGTGGGCGCCCTGGTCTACATGATCATCCAGGGCCCGCACTTCGGCTGGGACGCCAAGGCGATCGGCGCCGCCGTCATCGCCGGTCTCGGACTCGTGGCCTTCGTGGTGTGGGAGCTGCGCCACCCCCGGCCCGTCCTGAACGTACGCCGCTTCGCGCACCGCATGTTCTCGGGCTCGCTGCTCGCCGTCGCGCTGTTCTTCCTCGCCGTCTTCGGCGCGTTCTACTACCTCACCCAGCACCTCCAGTTCGTGCTCGGCTACACCCCGCTGGAGACCGGCGTCCGCATGCTGCCGCTGGCCGGCGCGGTCTTCGTGGGATCGGCCCTGACCGGGTTCCTCACGCCCCGGCTCGGCATGAAGGTCACGGTCACCGCCGGCATGGTCGCGGGAACCGTCGCGCTCGCGCTGCTCACCCGCGTCGACTCGGCCTCCGGCTACGGCGACTTCCTCGCCCCGCTGATCATCCTCGGCGTCGCGATCGGCCTCGCCCTGTCGCCCTGCACCGACGCGATCATGGGCGCCTTCCCCGAGGCCGAACTCGGCGTCGGCGGCGCCGTCAACGACACCTCGCTCGAACTCGGCGGCTCGCTCGGCATCGCCATCCTCGGCTCGGTGCTCGCCAAGTCGTACTCCTCGCACCTCGCGGACGCCACCGCCGGTACGAAGCTGCCCGCCTCCGCGCTCAGCACCGCCCAGGACTCGGTCGGCGCCGGATACGCCGTCGCCCAGGGCATCGGCGACCAGGCCAAGCAGCTCGGCGCTCAGGCCCTGCACGCGGGCACCCCGCAGCAGGCCGCCCAGCTCAAGGCCCAGGCCGAGCAACTGGCCGCCGGGGCCCAGCAGATGAGCCACGCCGTCGGCTCCGCCTTCTCCGACGCGGTCGCCCGCACCAGTCTCGTCGGCGCCGTGATCCTGGGCGTCGGCACGGTCCTGGTCGCCGTGCTCCTGCCGCGCCGCGGCAAGGGCGAGGAGCAGGCCGGGCAGAGCGCAGAGGAGCGCGAGAGCGTCACGGTCTGA
- a CDS encoding cation:dicarboxylase symporter family transporter, with product MAVIGAVVLGIVVGFAAPGVAVQLKPIGTGFVNLIKMMISPVIFCTIVLGVGSVRKAAKVGAVGGLALGYFLLMSTVALAIGLLVGNVLEPGSGLHLTEAARHAGAKQAAGASESTADFLLGIIPKTMVSAFTEGQVLQTLLIALLAGFALQALGSAGAPVLRGVEHIQRLVFRMLAMVMWAAPVGAFGAIAGVVGETGVDALKALAVIMIGFYITCALFVFVVLGAILRLVTGVNIFSLLKYLAREFLLILSTSSSESALPRLIAKMEHLGVSRSVAGITVPTGYSFNLDGTAIYLTMSSLFIANALGKPLSAGEQISLLLFMIIASKGAAGVTGAGLATLAGGLQSHRPELVDGVGLIVGIDRFMSEARALTNFAGNAVACVLVGTWTKEIDKARVAEVLAGRLPFDERMMAVGEPEVPEPREEAKTPAPATT from the coding sequence CTGGCCGTCATCGGCGCCGTGGTGCTCGGCATCGTCGTGGGCTTCGCGGCGCCGGGGGTCGCCGTCCAGCTGAAGCCGATCGGCACCGGGTTCGTGAACCTGATCAAGATGATGATCTCGCCCGTCATCTTCTGCACGATCGTCCTCGGCGTCGGCTCGGTGCGCAAAGCCGCCAAGGTCGGGGCCGTGGGCGGGCTCGCGCTCGGCTACTTCCTCCTCATGTCCACGGTGGCGCTCGCCATCGGCCTCCTGGTCGGCAACGTCCTTGAGCCCGGCAGCGGTCTGCACCTGACCGAGGCCGCCCGGCACGCGGGTGCCAAGCAGGCCGCGGGCGCGAGCGAGTCCACGGCGGACTTCCTGCTCGGGATCATCCCCAAGACCATGGTCTCCGCCTTCACCGAGGGCCAGGTCCTGCAAACCCTCCTCATCGCCCTGCTCGCCGGCTTCGCCCTCCAGGCGCTCGGGTCGGCGGGAGCGCCGGTGCTGCGCGGCGTCGAACACATCCAGCGACTCGTGTTCCGCATGCTGGCGATGGTGATGTGGGCGGCGCCGGTCGGCGCGTTCGGCGCGATCGCGGGGGTGGTCGGCGAGACCGGCGTGGACGCCCTGAAGGCGCTGGCCGTCATCATGATCGGCTTCTACATCACCTGCGCGCTGTTCGTGTTCGTGGTGCTCGGCGCGATCCTGCGTCTGGTGACCGGCGTGAACATCTTCAGCCTCCTGAAGTACCTGGCCAGGGAGTTCCTGCTGATCCTGTCCACGTCCTCGTCGGAGTCGGCGCTGCCGCGGCTGATCGCGAAGATGGAGCACCTGGGGGTGAGCCGTTCGGTGGCCGGCATCACGGTGCCGACGGGGTACTCGTTCAACCTGGACGGCACCGCGATCTACCTGACGATGTCCTCACTGTTCATCGCCAACGCGCTCGGCAAGCCGCTGAGCGCGGGCGAGCAGATCTCGCTGCTCCTCTTCATGATCATCGCGTCGAAGGGCGCGGCCGGGGTGACGGGTGCGGGCCTGGCCACGCTGGCGGGTGGCCTCCAGTCGCACCGGCCCGAACTGGTCGACGGCGTCGGCCTGATCGTCGGCATCGACCGCTTCATGAGCGAGGCGCGCGCGCTGACCAACTTCGCGGGCAACGCGGTGGCCTGTGTGCTGGTCGGGACCTGGACGAAGGAGATCGACAAGGCCCGGGTGGCGGAGGTCCTGGCGGGCCGGCTCCCGTTCGACGAACGGATGATGGCGGTCGGGGAGCCGGAGGTGCCCGAGCCGCGCGAGGAGGCGAAGACGCCCGCGCCGGCGACTACTTGA
- a CDS encoding aldo/keto reductase, with protein sequence MLYRTIGPFKVGAVGYGAMPLSIEGRPDEARALSTVHAALDAGITLIDTADSYYAPGGEPGHNELLIARALAAYGGATDEVLVATKGGRGRTDDGDWTVRADPGHLRRAAEASLKRLGAEAIGLYQLHKPDPGVPFAESVGALRELAEEGKVRAVGLSNVDSEQIREAREILGDRLVSVQNRFSPAVRDSGPELRLCAELGLAFMPWSPLGGISRSALEGPGGAPTPESPFHAVARERGVSPQQVVLAWLLSLAPVVLPIPGGSRPASVRDSAGAADLVLSGAELALLG encoded by the coding sequence ATGCTCTACCGCACCATTGGACCCTTCAAGGTCGGCGCGGTCGGATACGGGGCGATGCCGCTGTCCATCGAGGGGCGTCCGGACGAGGCGCGGGCGCTGTCCACCGTGCACGCCGCGCTGGACGCGGGGATCACGCTCATCGACACCGCCGACTCCTACTACGCGCCGGGCGGCGAGCCGGGCCACAACGAGCTCCTGATCGCCCGGGCCCTCGCGGCCTACGGTGGCGCGACCGATGAGGTCCTGGTCGCCACGAAGGGCGGGCGGGGGCGCACCGACGACGGTGACTGGACGGTACGGGCCGACCCGGGCCATCTGCGGCGGGCCGCCGAGGCCTCCCTGAAGCGGCTCGGCGCCGAGGCGATCGGCCTCTACCAGCTGCACAAGCCCGACCCCGGGGTGCCGTTCGCGGAGTCCGTCGGCGCGCTGCGCGAGCTCGCCGAGGAGGGCAAGGTCCGGGCGGTGGGGCTCTCCAATGTGGACAGTGAGCAGATCCGCGAGGCGCGGGAGATCCTGGGCGACCGGCTCGTCAGCGTGCAGAACCGCTTCTCGCCCGCCGTCCGCGACAGCGGGCCCGAGCTGCGGCTCTGCGCGGAACTCGGGCTCGCGTTCATGCCGTGGAGCCCGCTCGGCGGGATCTCCCGCAGCGCGCTCGAGGGTCCCGGCGGCGCTCCCACGCCCGAGTCGCCCTTCCACGCGGTGGCGCGCGAGCGGGGCGTGAGCCCTCAACAGGTGGTACTGGCCTGGCTGTTGAGCCTGGCGCCGGTGGTGCTGCCGATTCCGGGCGGCAGCCGCCCCGCGTCGGTACGGGACTCGGCCGGTGCGGCCGATCTCGTACTGAGCGGGGCGGAGCTGGCGCTGCTGGGCTGA
- a CDS encoding sensor histidine kinase yields MRLPRPRSLAGQLFAMQVVLVAAIVAGCALFSYVADRRQAEETARRQAIATATSVAASPAVIAAARTEDPTAALQPYAETLRTTTGVDFVVVMAPDGTRWTHPVPGEIGRTYLGDIGPALRGRTFTETHMGVLGPSVRVVAPVRDPHDHGRITALVSAGITIDRITEQVHKQLAALAAMAGGALALGGLGTYVINARLRRHTHGMNAAELSRMHDYHQATLHAVREGLLMLDGQRRIALINDGGRALLGLGEDAVGRTVTGLGLPAPLTGALLAAEPRVDEVHMTADRIVVLNSRPVSSGGRRGTVVTLRDHTELQALSGELDSERGFTQALRAQAHEAANRLHTVVSLIELGRVEEAVEFATAELELAQALTDQVVTAVGEPVLAALLLGKAAQANEHGVELVLTKGSAIGDGLLPATLPARDLVTVLGNLLDNAVEAAQGSAAAEVAVTLATEDGHLLVRVADSGPGIDAGAAEAVFERGWSTKSPGRGIGLALVRLTAARHGGTIAVEQSPYGGAEFTVRLPLKRLEQEVPA; encoded by the coding sequence ATGCGTCTGCCAAGACCCCGCTCCCTCGCCGGCCAGCTCTTCGCCATGCAGGTGGTCCTGGTCGCCGCGATCGTGGCGGGCTGCGCGCTCTTCTCCTACGTCGCCGACCGGCGCCAGGCCGAGGAGACCGCGCGGCGCCAGGCGATTGCGACCGCGACCTCCGTCGCCGCGTCGCCGGCCGTGATCGCCGCGGCCCGCACCGAGGACCCCACGGCCGCCCTCCAGCCGTACGCGGAGACCCTGCGCACCACCACCGGCGTCGACTTCGTCGTGGTCATGGCGCCGGACGGCACCCGCTGGACGCATCCCGTGCCGGGTGAGATCGGCAGGACCTACCTCGGCGACATCGGCCCCGCGCTGCGCGGGCGGACGTTCACGGAGACGCACATGGGGGTGCTCGGCCCCTCCGTACGGGTCGTGGCGCCGGTGCGCGACCCTCATGATCATGGCCGGATCACGGCGCTGGTCAGCGCGGGCATCACCATCGACCGGATCACCGAGCAGGTGCACAAGCAGCTGGCCGCACTCGCCGCGATGGCGGGCGGCGCGCTCGCGCTCGGCGGACTCGGCACCTACGTGATCAACGCGCGGCTGCGCCGGCACACCCACGGCATGAACGCCGCCGAGCTGAGCCGCATGCACGACTACCACCAGGCCACCCTGCACGCCGTGCGCGAGGGCCTGCTCATGCTCGACGGACAGCGCCGGATCGCGCTGATCAACGACGGCGGACGGGCGCTGCTCGGACTCGGCGAGGACGCCGTGGGCCGCACCGTGACCGGCCTCGGCCTGCCCGCCCCGCTCACCGGCGCGCTGCTCGCCGCGGAGCCCAGGGTGGACGAGGTGCACATGACGGCCGACCGGATCGTGGTCCTCAACAGCCGCCCGGTCTCGTCCGGCGGCCGCCGAGGCACCGTGGTGACGCTGCGCGATCACACCGAACTCCAGGCGCTGTCCGGCGAGTTGGACTCCGAGCGCGGCTTCACCCAGGCCCTGCGGGCGCAGGCGCACGAAGCCGCGAACCGGCTGCACACCGTGGTCTCGCTCATCGAGCTGGGCCGGGTCGAGGAGGCCGTGGAGTTCGCGACAGCCGAGCTGGAGCTTGCCCAGGCGCTCACCGACCAGGTGGTCACGGCGGTCGGCGAGCCGGTGCTCGCCGCGCTGCTGCTCGGCAAGGCGGCGCAGGCCAACGAGCACGGCGTGGAGCTGGTCCTGACCAAGGGCAGCGCGATCGGTGACGGCCTGCTGCCGGCGACCCTGCCCGCCCGCGATCTGGTCACCGTCCTCGGCAACCTCCTGGACAACGCGGTGGAGGCGGCGCAGGGCAGCGCGGCCGCCGAGGTCGCCGTCACGCTGGCCACCGAGGACGGCCACCTCCTGGTGCGGGTCGCGGACAGCGGACCCGGCATCGACGCAGGGGCCGCCGAGGCCGTGTTCGAGCGGGGCTGGTCGACCAAGAGCCCGGGGCGCGGCATCGGCCTCGCGCTGGTCCGGCTCACCGCCGCGCGGCACGGGGGCACCATCGCCGTGGAGCAGAGCCCTTACGGCGGCGCCGAGTTCACCGTACGACTGCCTCTGAAACGGCTGGAACAGGAGGTGCCCGCATGA
- a CDS encoding UTRA domain-containing protein, whose protein sequence is MSVGEWVSSSLPYLAVHGGGSAADAWKAEGAARGGTGRQRIVYAGEVAAPAEVSVAFEGPEGMPVVIRRRVMYLDEQPCELTDSYYPLSIARGTPLAGTAKIRGGAVRLLAELGHTGVRVREDVLAALPDDEAQDVLGLAPGAPVLRIVRTTMDADDRAIQVDMMTMPAALQRLRYEVRIG, encoded by the coding sequence ATGAGCGTCGGCGAGTGGGTCAGCAGTTCGTTGCCGTATCTGGCTGTGCACGGCGGTGGCTCCGCGGCCGACGCCTGGAAAGCCGAGGGTGCCGCCCGGGGCGGCACCGGGCGACAGCGCATCGTGTACGCCGGGGAGGTGGCCGCCCCGGCCGAGGTCTCGGTGGCCTTCGAAGGGCCCGAGGGGATGCCGGTCGTCATCCGGCGCAGGGTGATGTACCTCGATGAGCAGCCTTGCGAACTGACCGACAGCTACTACCCGTTGAGCATTGCCCGCGGTACGCCCCTCGCCGGCACCGCGAAGATTCGCGGCGGCGCGGTACGGCTGCTGGCCGAACTCGGCCACACGGGTGTCAGGGTGCGCGAGGACGTCCTCGCGGCGCTCCCCGACGACGAAGCCCAGGACGTACTGGGGCTCGCCCCCGGCGCACCGGTCCTGCGGATCGTGCGCACCACCATGGACGCGGACGACCGGGCCATCCAGGTCGACATGATGACCATGCCCGCCGCGCTTCAGCGCCTTCGCTACGAGGTCAGGATCGGATGA
- a CDS encoding sugar ABC transporter permease, which produces MSTPATRAGRGGRRAAGAARWLPIAPATLLLLLFLAGPIGYCAFIAFTDMRLTGSSAVDFVGFANFRRALADPAFRNAVWLTIVFTVLSAPAGQNTLGLALAALMRRASRPVRTVTGALVITAWVLPEIVAAFLLYAFFRRDGTLNAILAWLHLPTQNWLFTLPVLAVSFANVWRGTAFSMLIYSAALAGVPRDVEEAAEVDGAGGARRFWHITLPMIRRSIATTLMLNTLQTLSVFGLIWAMTRGGPGDRSQTLPVFMYDQAFLKSLIGYGTAVALLLLLVGALFSAVYLRLLKVEV; this is translated from the coding sequence GTGAGCACCCCGGCCACGCGGGCGGGGCGCGGCGGGCGGCGCGCGGCCGGCGCGGCGCGCTGGCTCCCGATCGCCCCCGCCACCCTGCTCCTGCTGCTCTTCCTCGCCGGGCCGATCGGCTACTGCGCCTTCATCGCGTTCACGGACATGCGCCTGACCGGCTCGTCGGCGGTCGACTTCGTCGGCTTCGCCAACTTCCGGCGCGCCCTGGCCGACCCGGCCTTTCGCAACGCGGTGTGGCTCACCATCGTCTTCACGGTGCTGTCCGCGCCGGCCGGGCAGAACACGCTCGGACTCGCGCTGGCCGCCCTCATGCGCCGCGCATCGCGCCCGGTGCGGACCGTGACGGGGGCGCTGGTCATCACGGCGTGGGTGCTGCCGGAGATCGTGGCGGCCTTCCTCCTGTACGCCTTCTTCCGCCGCGACGGCACCCTGAACGCGATCCTGGCCTGGCTCCATCTGCCCACCCAGAACTGGCTGTTCACGCTGCCCGTCCTCGCGGTGTCGTTCGCCAACGTGTGGCGCGGCACCGCGTTCTCGATGCTGATCTACTCAGCCGCGCTCGCCGGGGTCCCCAGGGACGTCGAGGAGGCCGCGGAGGTCGACGGGGCGGGCGGCGCGCGCCGGTTCTGGCACATCACGCTGCCCATGATCCGCCGCTCCATCGCCACCACCCTGATGCTCAACACCCTCCAGACGCTGTCCGTCTTCGGGCTGATCTGGGCGATGACCCGGGGCGGCCCGGGCGACCGCAGCCAGACGCTTCCGGTCTTCATGTACGACCAGGCGTTCTTGAAGAGCCTGATCGGGTACGGCACGGCGGTCGCGCTGCTGCTGCTTCTGGTCGGCGCGCTGTTCTCGGCGGTGTATCTGCGACTGCTCAAGGTGGAGGTGTGA
- a CDS encoding TetR/AcrR family transcriptional regulator, giving the protein MEVAFAELVRDPDASMDQIARSAGVVRRTVYGHFPSRDALIAALVDEAAQTVAEAHREGREGIADPAEALARATLAVWEIADRYRLLVALAQRSVTMAGIKQRLAPVRKECVDLLQLGLLKGVFASHLPPAALAYVHEQSLFGLMEAVNEGALPASEAGRAAATTLLLSAGVPPERTADVVAAALSR; this is encoded by the coding sequence ATGGAGGTGGCCTTCGCCGAGCTGGTCCGCGACCCGGATGCCTCGATGGACCAGATCGCCCGGTCGGCGGGGGTCGTACGGCGCACGGTGTACGGGCACTTCCCGAGCCGGGACGCGCTGATCGCGGCGCTCGTGGACGAGGCGGCACAGACGGTCGCCGAGGCGCACCGCGAGGGGCGCGAGGGCATCGCCGACCCGGCCGAGGCGCTGGCCCGTGCGACGCTCGCGGTCTGGGAGATCGCCGACCGCTACCGGCTCCTGGTCGCCCTCGCCCAGCGCAGCGTCACCATGGCCGGCATCAAGCAGCGCCTGGCCCCGGTCCGCAAGGAGTGCGTGGACCTGCTCCAACTGGGGCTCCTCAAGGGCGTGTTCGCCTCCCACCTGCCGCCCGCCGCGCTCGCCTACGTCCACGAGCAGTCCCTGTTCGGGCTCATGGAGGCGGTCAACGAGGGCGCCCTGCCCGCGTCCGAGGCGGGCCGCGCGGCGGCCACGACCCTGCTCCTGTCGGCGGGCGTCCCGCCGGAGCGGACGGCCGACGTGGTGGCGGCGGCACTGAGCCGGTAG